A window of Argopecten irradians isolate NY chromosome 1, Ai_NY, whole genome shotgun sequence contains these coding sequences:
- the LOC138335223 gene encoding uncharacterized protein isoform X1, with protein sequence MPGKKVQPSDKRKDNRKVKPTKTDEAMQHSSRNGRNFTHNDSYPGKADSKIPGSAQLSKHDNIMGCTIYYGNDGMLTIKDICWIAREFPKAKTYIKLYVLTKGIYGKIKVKTKAGSNVVNRERRYGTPLKVFCRENDTELILSVWTATIPRKPIYRVCIELKSLVKGKTCHRKLTLESCTATDVKTNDQDSIECGEEELEKSDKGQCKKKRMLTHTTSNIGSNLLEQTSLVAVDNPVPQEQTYDRYNPGSWDDGKSYFPGLPNLGNTCFANSVLQVIAKIPLPETFLHACQNGSGKMLDDVLIELNRFSNRSSCVDSCKVRRLLVSVFKRDGSFRIGKQEDSHAFFLSLLNCVTADSVAGDNPCCIFEGMMKNQFKYNTCEDVEYSGEQRFTSLLMPIAKQENLHACIQDFCGKETFDKNILECRKCKEEHHICNDTIATRQTVFTRLPKILVLQMGRFEEYAANKTKMIRKNNAKIQVASKITLQEMDQDIGYELFGVINHQGSIYGGHYTATVSVGTTWYRCNDSIVSGSVNPDRESSNEPYLLFYNRREYVMETAL encoded by the exons ATGCCTGGAAAAAAAGTTCAGCCAAGCGATAAAAGAAAGGATAATCGGAAAGTAAAG CCAACCAAAACTGATGAAGCAATGCAACATAGTTCCCGAAATGGTAGAAATTTTACCCATAACGACTCCTATCCag GTAAAGCAGATTCTAAAATTCCTGGTTCAGCACAATTATCAAAG CACGACAACATAATGGGATGTACAATTTACTATGGCAACGATGGCATGTTaactataaaggacatctgttgGATAGCACGGGAATTCCCAAAAGCTAAAAC CTACATAAAATTGTATGTATTGACAAAAGGGATATACGGAAAAATAAAGGTTAAGACTAAAGCTGGAAGTAATGTAGTAAATAGGGAACGCAGATATGGAACACCTCTTAAG GTCTTCTGTAGAGAAAACGATACAGAACTGATATTATCTGTATGGACTGCAACAATTCCCAGGAAACCCATTTACCGAGTATGCATAGAACTAAAAAGTTTGGTGAAAGGCAAGACTTGCCACAGAAAACTGACTCTGGAATCTTGTACG GCAACCGACGTGAAAACGAATGACCAGGATTCTATAGAATGTGGCGAAGAAGAATTAGAAAAGTCAGATAAAGGACAGTGCAAAAAG AAAAGAATGTTGACGCACACCACATCTAACATTGGCTCAAATCTGTTAGAACAAACATCACTTGTCGCAGTTGATAATCCTGTGCCACAAGAACAAACATACGACAGG tacAATCCAGGATCATGGGACGATGGAAAGTCGTATTTCCCG gGACTACCAAACCTCGGAAATACTTGTTTTGCAAATAGTGTCCTTCAG GTCATAGCGAAAATACCTTTGCCAGAAACTTTCCTCCATGCA TGCCAAAACGGGAGTGGTAAGATGCTAGACGACGTATTGATTGAGCTCAATAGGTTTAGTAACCGTAGTTCATGCGTCGACTCTTGCAAGGTGCGCCGGCTCCTCGTTTCAGTATTCAAAAG AGATGGTTCTTTCAGGATAGGGAAACAGGAAGATAGCCATGCATTCTTTCTATCACTTCTTAACTGTGTGACGGCTGATTCAG TTGCAGGTGATAACCCTTGCTGCATTTTCGAAGGAATGATGAAGAACCAGTTCAAATACAACACATGTGAAGAT GTGGAATATTCTGGGGAACAGCGTTTTACAAGTCTCCTGATGCCCATAGCAAAACAAGAG AATCTACATGCTTGTATACAAGACTTTTGTGGAAAGGAGACCTTCGACAAAAATATATTAGAATGCAGAAAGTGTAAAGAGGAACATCATATATGTAACG ATACAATAGCCACAAGACAGACAGTTTTTACAAGACTTCCAAAGATATTGGTTTTACAGATGGGGCGATTTGAGGAG TATGCTGCAAACAAAACGAAGATGATACGCAAAAACAATGCAAAGATACAAGTTGCCAGTAAAATAACACTTCAAGAAATG GACCAGGATATTGGTTATGAACTGTTTGGAGTGATCAACCACCAAGGAAGTATATATGGAGGCCATTACACTGCTACAGTCAGTGTAGGAACCACATGGTATCGTTGTAATGATAGTATTGTCTCCGGCAGTGTCAATCCGGATCGTGAATCCAGTAATGAGCCATATCTATTGTTCTACAATCGGAGGGAATATGTGATGGAAACAGCTTTATAA
- the LOC138335223 gene encoding uncharacterized protein isoform X2 encodes MPGKKVQPSDKRKDNRKVKPTKTDEAMQHSSRNGRNFTHNDSYPGKADSKIPGSAQLSKHDNIMGCTIYYGNDGMLTIKDICWIAREFPKAKTYIKLYVLTKGIYGKIKVKTKAGSNVVNRERRYGTPLKVFCRENDTELILSVWTATIPRKPIYRVCIELKSLVKGKTCHRKLTLESCTATDVKTNDQDSIECGEEELEKSDKGQCKKKRMLTHTTSNIGSNLLEQTSLVAVDNPVPQEQTYDRYNPGSWDDGKSYFPGLPNLGNTCFANSVLQVIAKIPLPETFLHACQNGSGKMLDDVLIELNRFSNRSSCVDSCKVRRLLVSVFKRDGSFRIGKQEDSHAFFLSLLNCVTADSGDNPCCIFEGMMKNQFKYNTCEDVEYSGEQRFTSLLMPIAKQENLHACIQDFCGKETFDKNILECRKCKEEHHICNDTIATRQTVFTRLPKILVLQMGRFEEYAANKTKMIRKNNAKIQVASKITLQEMDQDIGYELFGVINHQGSIYGGHYTATVSVGTTWYRCNDSIVSGSVNPDRESSNEPYLLFYNRREYVMETAL; translated from the exons ATGCCTGGAAAAAAAGTTCAGCCAAGCGATAAAAGAAAGGATAATCGGAAAGTAAAG CCAACCAAAACTGATGAAGCAATGCAACATAGTTCCCGAAATGGTAGAAATTTTACCCATAACGACTCCTATCCag GTAAAGCAGATTCTAAAATTCCTGGTTCAGCACAATTATCAAAG CACGACAACATAATGGGATGTACAATTTACTATGGCAACGATGGCATGTTaactataaaggacatctgttgGATAGCACGGGAATTCCCAAAAGCTAAAAC CTACATAAAATTGTATGTATTGACAAAAGGGATATACGGAAAAATAAAGGTTAAGACTAAAGCTGGAAGTAATGTAGTAAATAGGGAACGCAGATATGGAACACCTCTTAAG GTCTTCTGTAGAGAAAACGATACAGAACTGATATTATCTGTATGGACTGCAACAATTCCCAGGAAACCCATTTACCGAGTATGCATAGAACTAAAAAGTTTGGTGAAAGGCAAGACTTGCCACAGAAAACTGACTCTGGAATCTTGTACG GCAACCGACGTGAAAACGAATGACCAGGATTCTATAGAATGTGGCGAAGAAGAATTAGAAAAGTCAGATAAAGGACAGTGCAAAAAG AAAAGAATGTTGACGCACACCACATCTAACATTGGCTCAAATCTGTTAGAACAAACATCACTTGTCGCAGTTGATAATCCTGTGCCACAAGAACAAACATACGACAGG tacAATCCAGGATCATGGGACGATGGAAAGTCGTATTTCCCG gGACTACCAAACCTCGGAAATACTTGTTTTGCAAATAGTGTCCTTCAG GTCATAGCGAAAATACCTTTGCCAGAAACTTTCCTCCATGCA TGCCAAAACGGGAGTGGTAAGATGCTAGACGACGTATTGATTGAGCTCAATAGGTTTAGTAACCGTAGTTCATGCGTCGACTCTTGCAAGGTGCGCCGGCTCCTCGTTTCAGTATTCAAAAG AGATGGTTCTTTCAGGATAGGGAAACAGGAAGATAGCCATGCATTCTTTCTATCACTTCTTAACTGTGTGACGGCTGATTCAG GTGATAACCCTTGCTGCATTTTCGAAGGAATGATGAAGAACCAGTTCAAATACAACACATGTGAAGAT GTGGAATATTCTGGGGAACAGCGTTTTACAAGTCTCCTGATGCCCATAGCAAAACAAGAG AATCTACATGCTTGTATACAAGACTTTTGTGGAAAGGAGACCTTCGACAAAAATATATTAGAATGCAGAAAGTGTAAAGAGGAACATCATATATGTAACG ATACAATAGCCACAAGACAGACAGTTTTTACAAGACTTCCAAAGATATTGGTTTTACAGATGGGGCGATTTGAGGAG TATGCTGCAAACAAAACGAAGATGATACGCAAAAACAATGCAAAGATACAAGTTGCCAGTAAAATAACACTTCAAGAAATG GACCAGGATATTGGTTATGAACTGTTTGGAGTGATCAACCACCAAGGAAGTATATATGGAGGCCATTACACTGCTACAGTCAGTGTAGGAACCACATGGTATCGTTGTAATGATAGTATTGTCTCCGGCAGTGTCAATCCGGATCGTGAATCCAGTAATGAGCCATATCTATTGTTCTACAATCGGAGGGAATATGTGATGGAAACAGCTTTATAA
- the LOC138335242 gene encoding uncharacterized protein isoform X1, whose product MGSTPAKHNSKPNIAKQLPVTNNDSKYNLNKEDHGQQQQRVSDTITETQDNEIMDGLRGGHTQPGNNTDIDDRGHDTVSEERGTDTTDTDRKEECQLPDKDCDQQTVENTNAENIQKTKLTTEESAFHNRESIKSDDRKSDGTKENNDGSEEKSECNTEQSKKKKEDDAENNKINKEDIADKSEEKKVDNADRSDGNLIRGLPNVHSSTCYISSLIQVLAQTPGFMNKLISSNQQSNHVADILIRLFVDINDMKQERSQTEESLYTLVVDLQDSMSKRDGCFSRGNQNDCHSLYLCLINALEEEIEGSVSLFEGQIRHMFWYSTCDHVEKSSTECFRSLLLPVENSECSMEDGLEMLEEIITFDGAQVPCSICLDEGIYHGETITYKQSVKETVPEILVLQLARFKQDEYGNLYKHNGMVHYPTSLFLTVSCTQESSEKVNYDLYGVICHEGDLEKGHYWCYVKKDGWNPDNIYLWHLCADSYVRRLEVMEEWPDSPFAYLLFYKQSEPRQNV is encoded by the exons ATG gGATCTACTCCAGCCAAACACAATTCGAAACCTAACATTGCCAAACAACTTCCTGTGACAAATAACGACAGCAAGTATAATTTGAACAAGGAAGATCACGGCCAACAACAACAACGTGTGTCAGACACAATCACAGAAACACAGGACAATG aaaTCATGGATGGATTAAGAGGGGGTCACACCCAACCTGGGAACAATACAGACATTGATGATCGTGGACATGATACTGTATCAGAG GAACGTGGCACAGATACAACGGATACAGATAGAAAAG AGGAATGTCAGTTACCGGACAAAGATTGTGACCAACAAACCGTG GAAAATACGAATGCCGAAAACATACAGAAAACGAAATTAACAACCGAGGAGAGTGCATTCCATAACAGAG AGTCAATCAAATCGGATGACCGTAAAAGCGATGGAACGAAAGAAAACAATGACGGCAGCGAAGAAAAAAGTGAATGCAATACAGAACAAAGcaaaaagaagaaagaagatGATGCAGAGAACAACAAGATAAACAAAGAAGACATTGCAGACAAAAGCGAGGAAAAGAAAGTAGACAATGCTGACAGAAGTGATGGAAATCTGATACGA GGCCTTCCAAATGTTCATTCGAGCACATGTTACATTTCTTCACTCATCCAG GTTTTGGCACAAACGCCAGGCTTCATGAATAAATTGATTTCATCCAATCAACAG AGCAACCATGTGGCAGACATTTTGATTAGACTATTTGTGGATATCAATGATATGAAGCAGGAGAGAAGCCAAACAGAAGAAAGTCTGTATACTCTTGTGGTAGATTTACAGGATTCAATGTCTAAACG GGATGGGTGTTTCAGCCGTGGAAACCAGAACGACTGTCACTCACTGTATCTGTGTTTGATTAATGCCTTGGAGGAGGAAATCGAAG GGTCAGTATCGTTATTTGAAGGACAGATTCGACACATGTTTTGGTATTCAACATGTGATCAC GTTGAGAAAAGTTCCACCGAGTGTTTCCGATCCCTGCTCCTGCCAGTGGAAAACAGTGAG TGTTCGATGGAAGACGGTCTTGAAATGTTAGAAGAGATAATTACCTTCGACGGGGCCCAGGTACCATGTTCAATTTGTTTGGATGAAGGTATATACCATGGAG AAACGATCACCTACAAACAGAGTGTAAAGGAGACTGTGCCTGAGATACTCGTTTTACAGTTGGCACGGTTTAAACAG GATGAGTACGGAAACTTGTATAAACATAATGGAATGGTACACTACCCAACCAGCCTGTTCCTCACAGTCAGTTGTACACAG GAGTCTTCTGAGAAAGTAAATTACGACCTTTACGGGGTCATCTGTCACGAGGGAGACCTAGAGAAAGGTCATTACTGGTGTTATGTTAAAAAAGATGGTTGGAACCCGGACAATATATATCTCTGGCACTTGTGTGCCGACTCTTACGTCAGAAGGTTAGAGGTCATGGAGGAGTGGCCTGATTCACCTTTTGCATATCTTCTCTTCTACAAGCAATCGGAGCCAAGACAAAATGTATAG
- the LOC138335242 gene encoding uncharacterized protein isoform X3: MDGLRGGHTQPGNNTDIDDRGHDTVSEERGTDTTDTDRKEECQLPDKDCDQQTVENTNAENIQKTKLTTEESAFHNRESIKSDDRKSDGTKENNDGSEEKSECNTEQSKKKKEDDAENNKINKEDIADKSEEKKVDNADRSDGNLIRGLPNVHSSTCYISSLIQVLAQTPGFMNKLISSNQQSNHVADILIRLFVDINDMKQERSQTEESLYTLVVDLQDSMSKRDGCFSRGNQNDCHSLYLCLINALEEEIEGSVSLFEGQIRHMFWYSTCDHVEKSSTECFRSLLLPVENSECSMEDGLEMLEEIITFDGAQVPCSICLDEGIYHGETITYKQSVKETVPEILVLQLARFKQDEYGNLYKHNGMVHYPTSLFLTVSCTQESSEKVNYDLYGVICHEGDLEKGHYWCYVKKDGWNPDNIYLWHLCADSYVRRLEVMEEWPDSPFAYLLFYKQSEPRQNV; encoded by the exons ATGGATGGATTAAGAGGGGGTCACACCCAACCTGGGAACAATACAGACATTGATGATCGTGGACATGATACTGTATCAGAG GAACGTGGCACAGATACAACGGATACAGATAGAAAAG AGGAATGTCAGTTACCGGACAAAGATTGTGACCAACAAACCGTG GAAAATACGAATGCCGAAAACATACAGAAAACGAAATTAACAACCGAGGAGAGTGCATTCCATAACAGAG AGTCAATCAAATCGGATGACCGTAAAAGCGATGGAACGAAAGAAAACAATGACGGCAGCGAAGAAAAAAGTGAATGCAATACAGAACAAAGcaaaaagaagaaagaagatGATGCAGAGAACAACAAGATAAACAAAGAAGACATTGCAGACAAAAGCGAGGAAAAGAAAGTAGACAATGCTGACAGAAGTGATGGAAATCTGATACGA GGCCTTCCAAATGTTCATTCGAGCACATGTTACATTTCTTCACTCATCCAG GTTTTGGCACAAACGCCAGGCTTCATGAATAAATTGATTTCATCCAATCAACAG AGCAACCATGTGGCAGACATTTTGATTAGACTATTTGTGGATATCAATGATATGAAGCAGGAGAGAAGCCAAACAGAAGAAAGTCTGTATACTCTTGTGGTAGATTTACAGGATTCAATGTCTAAACG GGATGGGTGTTTCAGCCGTGGAAACCAGAACGACTGTCACTCACTGTATCTGTGTTTGATTAATGCCTTGGAGGAGGAAATCGAAG GGTCAGTATCGTTATTTGAAGGACAGATTCGACACATGTTTTGGTATTCAACATGTGATCAC GTTGAGAAAAGTTCCACCGAGTGTTTCCGATCCCTGCTCCTGCCAGTGGAAAACAGTGAG TGTTCGATGGAAGACGGTCTTGAAATGTTAGAAGAGATAATTACCTTCGACGGGGCCCAGGTACCATGTTCAATTTGTTTGGATGAAGGTATATACCATGGAG AAACGATCACCTACAAACAGAGTGTAAAGGAGACTGTGCCTGAGATACTCGTTTTACAGTTGGCACGGTTTAAACAG GATGAGTACGGAAACTTGTATAAACATAATGGAATGGTACACTACCCAACCAGCCTGTTCCTCACAGTCAGTTGTACACAG GAGTCTTCTGAGAAAGTAAATTACGACCTTTACGGGGTCATCTGTCACGAGGGAGACCTAGAGAAAGGTCATTACTGGTGTTATGTTAAAAAAGATGGTTGGAACCCGGACAATATATATCTCTGGCACTTGTGTGCCGACTCTTACGTCAGAAGGTTAGAGGTCATGGAGGAGTGGCCTGATTCACCTTTTGCATATCTTCTCTTCTACAAGCAATCGGAGCCAAGACAAAATGTATAG
- the LOC138335242 gene encoding uncharacterized protein isoform X2: MGSTPAKHNSKPNIAKQLPVTNNDSKYNLNKEDHGQQQQRVSDTITETQDNEIMDGLRGGHTQPGNNTDIDDRGHDTVSEERGTDTTDTDRKEECQLPDKDCDQQTVENTNAENIQKTKLTTEESAFHNRESIKSDDRKSDGTKENNDGSEEKSECNTEQSKKKKEDDAENNKINKEDIADKSEEKKVDNADRSDGNLIRGLPNVHSSTCYISSLIQVLAQTPGFMNKLISSNQQSNHVADILIRLFVDINDMKQERSQTEESLYTLVVDLQDSMSKRDGCFSRGNQNDCHSLYLCLINALEEEIEGSVSLFEGQIRHMFWYSTCDHVEKSSTECFRSLLLPVENSECSMEDGLEMLEEIITFDGAQVPCSICLDEETITYKQSVKETVPEILVLQLARFKQDEYGNLYKHNGMVHYPTSLFLTVSCTQESSEKVNYDLYGVICHEGDLEKGHYWCYVKKDGWNPDNIYLWHLCADSYVRRLEVMEEWPDSPFAYLLFYKQSEPRQNV; encoded by the exons ATG gGATCTACTCCAGCCAAACACAATTCGAAACCTAACATTGCCAAACAACTTCCTGTGACAAATAACGACAGCAAGTATAATTTGAACAAGGAAGATCACGGCCAACAACAACAACGTGTGTCAGACACAATCACAGAAACACAGGACAATG aaaTCATGGATGGATTAAGAGGGGGTCACACCCAACCTGGGAACAATACAGACATTGATGATCGTGGACATGATACTGTATCAGAG GAACGTGGCACAGATACAACGGATACAGATAGAAAAG AGGAATGTCAGTTACCGGACAAAGATTGTGACCAACAAACCGTG GAAAATACGAATGCCGAAAACATACAGAAAACGAAATTAACAACCGAGGAGAGTGCATTCCATAACAGAG AGTCAATCAAATCGGATGACCGTAAAAGCGATGGAACGAAAGAAAACAATGACGGCAGCGAAGAAAAAAGTGAATGCAATACAGAACAAAGcaaaaagaagaaagaagatGATGCAGAGAACAACAAGATAAACAAAGAAGACATTGCAGACAAAAGCGAGGAAAAGAAAGTAGACAATGCTGACAGAAGTGATGGAAATCTGATACGA GGCCTTCCAAATGTTCATTCGAGCACATGTTACATTTCTTCACTCATCCAG GTTTTGGCACAAACGCCAGGCTTCATGAATAAATTGATTTCATCCAATCAACAG AGCAACCATGTGGCAGACATTTTGATTAGACTATTTGTGGATATCAATGATATGAAGCAGGAGAGAAGCCAAACAGAAGAAAGTCTGTATACTCTTGTGGTAGATTTACAGGATTCAATGTCTAAACG GGATGGGTGTTTCAGCCGTGGAAACCAGAACGACTGTCACTCACTGTATCTGTGTTTGATTAATGCCTTGGAGGAGGAAATCGAAG GGTCAGTATCGTTATTTGAAGGACAGATTCGACACATGTTTTGGTATTCAACATGTGATCAC GTTGAGAAAAGTTCCACCGAGTGTTTCCGATCCCTGCTCCTGCCAGTGGAAAACAGTGAG TGTTCGATGGAAGACGGTCTTGAAATGTTAGAAGAGATAATTACCTTCGACGGGGCCCAGGTACCATGTTCAATTTGTTTGGATGAAG AAACGATCACCTACAAACAGAGTGTAAAGGAGACTGTGCCTGAGATACTCGTTTTACAGTTGGCACGGTTTAAACAG GATGAGTACGGAAACTTGTATAAACATAATGGAATGGTACACTACCCAACCAGCCTGTTCCTCACAGTCAGTTGTACACAG GAGTCTTCTGAGAAAGTAAATTACGACCTTTACGGGGTCATCTGTCACGAGGGAGACCTAGAGAAAGGTCATTACTGGTGTTATGTTAAAAAAGATGGTTGGAACCCGGACAATATATATCTCTGGCACTTGTGTGCCGACTCTTACGTCAGAAGGTTAGAGGTCATGGAGGAGTGGCCTGATTCACCTTTTGCATATCTTCTCTTCTACAAGCAATCGGAGCCAAGACAAAATGTATAG